One Deinococcus sp. YIM 134068 genomic region harbors:
- a CDS encoding DUF6152 family protein has protein sequence MPRHALAAALLLAATATATATVALAYHSYTALFDSSRSVTVSGTVQKLDYGNPHIEFDLVTANPARTWRIDLRPRPAQALALGLTEETLRAGTRLTVTGWPARDGTHTLAGQTVVLNGRTIDTS, from the coding sequence ATGCCCCGTCACGCTTTGGCCGCCGCCCTGCTGCTTGCCGCCACCGCCACCGCCACCGCCACCGTCGCCCTCGCCTACCACTCCTACACGGCGCTCTTCGACTCCAGCCGGAGCGTGACCGTTTCCGGCACGGTCCAGAAGCTCGACTACGGCAACCCGCACATCGAGTTCGACCTCGTGACCGCGAACCCGGCGCGGACGTGGCGCATCGACCTGCGGCCCCGCCCGGCGCAGGCCCTCGCCCTGGGGCTGACCGAGGAGACCCTGCGGGCGGGCACGCGCCTCACCGTCACCGGCTGGCCCGCGCGGGACGGCACCCATACGCTCGCCGGGCAGACGGTGGTCCTGAACGGGCGCACCATCGACACCTCCTGA
- a CDS encoding DUF6152 family protein — protein sequence MSDAQPLPPVGRSLRPPALRPLAARVLASLLLAGLASAHHGWSEYDANRTLDLTGVVRAVGYENPHVTVRLEVGTPARTWVAILAPPARMGSRGIPDGMLRPGLTVRVVGYPHRTEANELRAEQIYLPFELR from the coding sequence ATGTCCGACGCCCAGCCTCTTCCCCCCGTGGGCCGTTCCCTCCGGCCCCCCGCTCTTCGGCCACTGGCCGCCCGCGTCCTGGCCTCCCTGCTGCTCGCCGGGCTGGCCTCCGCCCACCACGGCTGGAGCGAGTACGACGCCAACCGGACGCTGGACCTCACCGGGGTCGTGCGCGCGGTGGGGTACGAGAACCCGCACGTCACGGTGCGGCTGGAGGTGGGCACCCCGGCCCGCACCTGGGTGGCGATCCTCGCGCCGCCCGCCCGCATGGGGAGCCGGGGGATTCCCGACGGGATGCTGAGGCCGGGCCTGACCGTGCGGGTCGTGGGCTACCCGCACCGCACGGAGGCCAACGAGCTGCGCGCCGAGCAGATTTACCTCCCCTTCGAGCTGCGCTGA